Genomic DNA from Desulfovibrio sp.:
GCTGTTCAAAAATATCGCCGCGTTTGAGCAGGCCTTTTTCGCGCATGATGCGGCCAGAGCTTTTGTATTTGTGCCCGTTCTGACCCGCGTAGTTGACATAGGCCTGAGTGCCGTCGTCAAAAATCAGGCGGCCAGACCCTTGGATTTCAAGAAAAAACACATCAACAGGGTCTGCGGCCCAGGCCAGTTCCAGCCCCTTGCCCGCCAGCACCTGCTTTTCTTCGATGGTGCGGCGGTCATAGTACTGACCACGCTTGGCAACCACCTTGTTCAGATCCGGGGGCAGACCATAGATGGCCTGGGTGTACCCCGGTTTGCGGGTACGGCTGGCGGGGACGGCTGGCTCGTAGTAACCGGAATAGTTGATGCCGCCCGTCACTTCCGCCCAGCGGAAGTTGGCCAGCAGCAGTTCCGGTTCTTTGTCCAGTCGGGGCAAAAGTTCCTGTAAACGCTCAAGCGTACGCGACATATCGCCCCACGTCACGGTCAGGCCGGGGCGCTGCACAGCGATGGCGTCCTTGGGCTTGCTGTTGACGTAACGCAACGACTTACGCACACTGGGGGCCATATCCTTCCAGCTTGTCAGATCCTGACCGGCAGGGATGAGATTGCTCACAAAAAATTCCGGGCTTTCAAAGCCCACCGGCGGCAGGGTTCTTTCCACCACTGGCGGCGGGGCCTGCTTGGCGCAGGCAAACAAAGCCATTGTGACCGCCAGCAGTAGCAACAGGCGCAACATGCCGCCTGCACGGTTTGCAAATCCGCTGCAACAACGCCCGGAAAACGCGTAACAAGGAGCCGTTTCGTGCATGACCAATTTCCCACCCCTGATATTTGGATGCCGCACCGCGTGTCGTATGGTGAAACAGACACGATGGGCGTGCTTTATTATGCGGAATATCTGCATCTCTTCGAGCGGGCACGCAGCGAATACATTCGCCGTTGCGGCATGAGCTATGCGGAAGTTGAAAAGAAAGGCCTTATCCTGCCTGTGCGCGAGGCCCAGTGCCGTTACCGCTCATCCGCCCGCTATGATGATCTTGTACTTGTGCGCGCTGGCATTGCCGAATGGGCGCGCGCATCCCTGCGCTTTGTATATGAGATACGGAACGAGGACAAGACGAGACTTTTGGCCACGGGCATGACCCAGCACGCGCTGGTCAATCACGAAGGTCGCCCCGTTCCTGTACCGGACTGGTTCCGTAATCTCACCTTTACGGAGTAACCGCCAGCCCTCTCCCCTGCCTGCGATGATGCCGCGTTATTCCGCCGCATTTGTGCCAGCATGATCTGCCGCCGCAATCACATGCGGCGGCAGAAAAATATTTTTTCTAATGCCTTAGCGATGCCTGCTCCCGGTGGGGCCGGGATTGGCCCGCAGCTGCTTGCGCGCTGCACGGGCATCCTCCAGCCGCCGCAGCCTTTCGAGACGGCCCTCCTCCTCGTCATGCCGCACCACAGGCAGTCGCTTCTGCCGCACAGGTCGCGCGCTGCTGAAACGCCGCGCAAGATGCGGCAATTCAGGCGGCACATCGGCTGCAGGATCCCCCAGAGGACAATACGGGGCGCTGGCGCTCTCACCACCGCCAAGATACACCGCCAGCCTGGCGCTGAGCGCGCGCATGAGCGGCACGAGGTCTGTATATTCCTCATTCAGGCCCAAACCGTTCAGGTGCCACCGCCCACGCCCGTGAACAACCTTGCGCATCCCTTTAAGCTCCCGCTCGCGCATGCTCAGGCTGATGCGCACCTCACCCTCGGGCAAGTGCAGCACAAGGGCCTCGCCCTGCGCTTCGCCCTGTCCCCTGGCTACAGACTCAAGCCGCATGCCGGGTGGATTGCCAGCCAGCCGCAAAAGATCTTCCAACCCGGCGCGGGCTACGCGCAGGTGTTCGCTGGAAGCCATGTTTTTTTGATCTTCCTGAATTTTTTCTTCCATCTGGCGAATGCGCTCAAGGCATTGGGCGCGCTCGTCCTCAAGCGTGGTCAAACCACGCTTCATCAGCCGCACGCAAAAAACCACAGCCGCCAAAAAAACCGCACCAGCGCCGGCCCATTCCCATAGCGCCATGGTCGCTCCCTCCGCCTGCTCCAATATATATCCGACTAACTGTCACAGTGGCGGCCTCTGCTGTCAAGCGTTAAGCCTTACATTAAAAGTCGCGGCCCCTTTCCTTTTTTGCCACAAGCCTGTAACGTGGGAACCAATAGCAGATGGAAGACTTGTTCCTTTCCCTAGTTTCGTTCACCAGGCCGCCAAGGGCGCGCCATATCGCTTACGAAGGGAGAAAACCATGCCTACTCCACTGGAAATGCAACGCACGTTCGCCATCGTCGGAACCGGCGGTTGCGGCAAAACATCCCTGGCAGAGATGCTTCTCTACAA
This window encodes:
- a CDS encoding MltA domain-containing protein, giving the protein MLRLLLLLAVTMALFACAKQAPPPVVERTLPPVGFESPEFFVSNLIPAGQDLTSWKDMAPSVRKSLRYVNSKPKDAIAVQRPGLTVTWGDMSRTLERLQELLPRLDKEPELLLANFRWAEVTGGINYSGYYEPAVPASRTRKPGYTQAIYGLPPDLNKVVAKRGQYYDRRTIEEKQVLAGKGLELAWAADPVDVFFLEIQGSGRLIFDDGTQAYVNYAGQNGHKYKSSGRIMREKGLLKRGDIFEQREWFKDNPGRVREILNDNPSYVFFKYGMRGPTGAMGYQVDDWLTLATDRGFIPLGSIVAYGVNIPDETKGKMPLRGIGLAQDVGGAIKRNRIDIFCGGDQRANYVASHLDAKGPAWVLLVR
- a CDS encoding thioesterase family protein is translated as MPHRVSYGETDTMGVLYYAEYLHLFERARSEYIRRCGMSYAEVEKKGLILPVREAQCRYRSSARYDDLVLVRAGIAEWARASLRFVYEIRNEDKTRLLATGMTQHALVNHEGRPVPVPDWFRNLTFTE